The genomic window TGCCCGGAACGACCATAACGTGGGGCTGTCTCCCAAAGTCCTCCCTGATCATGTCCCTGACGTATCCTGCCCTGAGCGTCGGGTTCAGCGAGCCCGCCCTCGCAAGAACCACCACCAGCGTGTCCGGGGTGAAGACGTTTTCCTTCTTCATTTCCTCTACCTGGAGCAGTATTTCCATCGCCTCGTTGGCCGTCATGTAGCGGTTCTGCTCGGCCTTTATGTCGAGGAAGAGCATCGTGTGCAGGTTTCTTTCCATGTTCTCCTTTATCACGTCGTAGTGGCTCGTCGGAAACCAGTTCTTCTCGGGGTAGGCAACGGTTGCGCTCTTGCCAAACTTGTATATCTGCAGTCCGGTTATCGCTATCGCCGAGTAGATGCTCGGGGCGTGAATGACGTAGCTCTCGATTCCCAGCTCCTTGGCCCGTATCCTGAGGTCGGAGTGAGTCGTCGCCACCATTGGATCGCCTGCGGTGAGGAAGGCCACGTCCCTCTCCTTGGCTTCGCTCAGCACAATGCGCTCAAAGTGAAGTTCGACCTCCTCCCTGCTCAGTCGTCGAATTGGCTTTCCGATAAGCTCTTCCACCTTATCCAGGGTAGTACCCGCTAGGAGGGAGGTGTAAAATTCCGCAAAGATTAAGTCGCACTTTCTGGCGGTTTCAAGTCCTTTGAGCGTGATGTCCTTCTCGTCGTAAAGGCCGAGTCCTATGAAGTATATCGCCATGAGCCTCACCGGGGAGCGTAGGGCGGGGAGTTTTTAAGGTTGACTTTGCAAAGCAAAGTTTGTTAGGCAATTGCCGAAAAGCTTATAACGATTGACGAATATTTTACCAACATGCTTGAAAAGGAAAAAGAAGCCCTGGCAAAGAGAATAGCGGGGGAAATAACCCTCTCCTCCGACCCCGGCAAAACCATGCGCAAATGGCGCGAGATCTTCGGAATCAGCCAGACAGAACTCGCCGAATACCTCGGCGTCTCTTCTTCGGTCATAAGCGACTACGAGGGGGGCAGGAGGAAGAGCCCGGGTGCGTCGACCATAAGGAAGTTCGTTGAGGCCCTCCTGGAGATCGACGAGCGTCGCGGTGGAAACGTCATCAAGGCCTTCAGCAAGACCATCGGTAGCGAGCTTCCGACGAGCGCAATACTCGACATCAGGGAATTTGCTCTGCCTCTCACCATTAGAGATCTGGTCGGGGCCGTGAAGGGGGACGTCGTAGCCAACATGCACCTCCTCGACAGGCGCATATACGGTTACACCGTTGTTGACAGCATAAAGGCGATCCTCGAGATGAGCAGCGAGGAGTTCCTCAAGCTCTACGGCTGGACGACGGAGAGGGCACTGATATTCACCAAGGTCACAACTGGAAGGAGCCCGATGATAGCGGTTCGCGTTCAGGGGCTCAAACCGGCCGTTGTGGTTCTTCACGGGGTCAAGAAGCTCGACGAGCTCGCAGTAAAGCTGGCCGAGCGCGAGAGAGTTCCACTAGTCATCTCTCACGCGTCAAGTGAGGCGGAGCTAATAACTGGGCTCAGAAGGCTCGTTGAAAAAACGGAGAAGGAGCTATGAGCTCAATCCAATCTTTCCTTGCGCCACACCCCTCCCTGGGCTAGTCGGGTTAACCTGTCCCGTATATGGGCGAGCACATCGCTCAGTGTTTTCCCATTATCGTATTCCTCCAGTATTGCAAGGAGCTCCTCCCTGCTGTAGTCTTTCATCTCCCTGGCCAGTTCAGTCATCCTCGGATACGCGCGGACTATATTGTCGACTATTGTTATGTCAGCCATTCTCGCCGAACGGGAAAGCGGGTTGAGGTCGACGGTTATCACGAACTTGCCCATCCTCACGAGAGCCTCCGTTCTGTCGCCGTCCTCCAGCGGGACGACCACCACGTCGGCCTTCCAGATGCCTTCCTCGTCAACCTTTCCCCTCTCGTGCTCCAGGCCGGGGATGCGCTTCGTGGGGTTTATTCCGAGGAGCTCCACATCGGGATCGTGCTTCCTCAGCTCCTCGGCTATTGCCCTAACGCGCTCCTCCGTGCGGTAGAACAGGTTTATCTCAAGCCTGGCGTTCAGCGCTTTTGCCAGCTCTATCGTCTCCTTTGGGACTAGTGCTGCAACGTTCCCGTTGACCGAGATGACTGGGTGCTCCGCGAGGAGCAGTTTGGCCACTGCGGCCTTCATTGCCTTCTCGGCTGGTTCTATGGTTCTTTCGCCGATAAGGTAGTCAAAGGCCTCACCGCGGCCGTGGGCTATCAGCCCTGCCTTGGCGGTCATGCCCTTCTCCATCCCCTCGATGATCTTCTCCCTGTAGTACAGGCTCCAGTAGCGCGGGTGGCTCTTCGGTATCTCCACCATTCATATCACCGATTGAAGTTACTCACTCATGCTAAAAAGGCTTCCCAAAGCGGAAGAAGCCCCTATCGGGCTCTAAAGGGGGACGCTCTGGCCTTGTTTTGGGCGAAAAGGAGTTCTAAACCTTTGGTTCAAAAAACTGTTATAAACTCGAAGTTCAGAACTTAAGGTGAACAAAACTGTTCATATGTACGGGAGGTTTCATCCATGTACCGAATTACTGCGAAAGAAGAACTGGATGTTAGGGATTTCTTCATGGAGGTCGAGGCGCCACATGTGGCTAGAGCATGGAAGCCGGGCCAGTTTGTTGTTTTACTGATACACAAGAAGGGCGAGAGGATTCCGATGTCCGTCTATTACGCCGACAGGGAAACCGGAAGGCTGGGGATGTTCATCAGGAGGCACGGGAAGACCACCTTCGACCTCTGGGACAACTTCGACGTTGGCGACTCCCTCTACGCGGTTGCCGGACCGCTCGGGATGCCGATTGAGGTCAAGCACTACGGGAACGTCGTCTTCGTCTCCGACGCCGTCTGCGGCCAGGCCGAGAACTACGCCACGCTCAGGGCAATGAAGGAGGCCGGGAACTACACCATCTCCATCCAGACCTTCGAGGACAGGGCCCACTCCTACCCCGAGAAGTTCTTGGCGAAGCCCGTGGCCGACGAATACTACCTCACCACTGAGGACGGCTCTCGTGGAATCAAGGGACACTACCTCGACGTTCTGAGGGAGCTCATCGAGAAGGACAAGGTGGACATAGTTTTCGGCGGCGGGAAGCTGGGCTCGCTAAAGAAGCTCGCCGAGCTGACCAGGGAGTACGGAATTCCGACCATCGTCACGGTGAGGCAGATAATGGTGGACGGAACCGGCATGTGCGGCTCCTGCAGGATACTCTACGACGGGGAGATAAAGTTCGCCTGCCGCGACGGGCCGATGTTTGACGCCCACAAGGTAGACTGGGACGATGTCATAAGGCGTGACGGTAGATTCGTCCGCGAGCAGGAGATTGCCAAAAAGCACTACCTCGAGTCCAAGGGGGTGGTCTGAATGGCAAGGCCAAAGCTCATCAAGGAACGCGTTCCTACGCCCGAGAGACCCGTTGAGGAGCGGGTTAAGAGCTTCGTCGAGGTCAACCTCGGATACGACTTCGCCTCGGCCGTCAAAGAGGCCGAGCGCTGCATACAGTGTCCTCCGGAGTACGCACCATGTATCAAGGGCTGTCCGGTTCACATCAACATACCGGGCTTCCTGAAGGCCCTCCGCGAGAACGCGGACAATCCAGACGAGGCCGTAAAGAATGCCCTGCGCGTTATCTGGAACGACAACACCCTGCCGGCAGTTACCGGCCGCGTCTGCCCGCAGGAGGATCAGTGTGAAGCGCCGTGTGTCATGGGCAAGGTCGGAGACCCGATAAACATCGGGAAGCTCGAGAGGTTTGTAGCTGACTACGCGCGCGAGAAGGGCATAGACGAGGAACTCCTCTGCGAGTTCAAAGAATCCTGCACCGGAACAGGAGGCTCCGTGGCGGTGGTGGGTGCCGGGCCAGCTGGCCTGACCTGCGCCCTCGAGCTGGCGAAGATGGGTTACAAGGTCACCATCTTTG from Thermococcus sp. MAR1 includes these protein-coding regions:
- the dph5 gene encoding diphthine synthase; this encodes MAIYFIGLGLYDEKDITLKGLETARKCDLIFAEFYTSLLAGTTLDKVEELIGKPIRRLSREEVELHFERIVLSEAKERDVAFLTAGDPMVATTHSDLRIRAKELGIESYVIHAPSIYSAIAITGLQIYKFGKSATVAYPEKNWFPTSHYDVIKENMERNLHTMLFLDIKAEQNRYMTANEAMEILLQVEEMKKENVFTPDTLVVVLARAGSLNPTLRAGYVRDMIREDFGRQPHVMVVPGRLHVVEAEYLVAFAGAPKEILDET
- a CDS encoding helix-turn-helix domain-containing protein, which translates into the protein MLEKEKEALAKRIAGEITLSSDPGKTMRKWREIFGISQTELAEYLGVSSSVISDYEGGRRKSPGASTIRKFVEALLEIDERRGGNVIKAFSKTIGSELPTSAILDIREFALPLTIRDLVGAVKGDVVANMHLLDRRIYGYTVVDSIKAILEMSSEEFLKLYGWTTERALIFTKVTTGRSPMIAVRVQGLKPAVVVLHGVKKLDELAVKLAERERVPLVISHASSEAELITGLRRLVEKTEKEL
- a CDS encoding 4-phosphopantoate--beta-alanine ligase, encoding MVEIPKSHPRYWSLYYREKIIEGMEKGMTAKAGLIAHGRGEAFDYLIGERTIEPAEKAMKAAVAKLLLAEHPVISVNGNVAALVPKETIELAKALNARLEINLFYRTEERVRAIAEELRKHDPDVELLGINPTKRIPGLEHERGKVDEEGIWKADVVVVPLEDGDRTEALVRMGKFVITVDLNPLSRSARMADITIVDNIVRAYPRMTELAREMKDYSREELLAILEEYDNGKTLSDVLAHIRDRLTRLAQGGVWRKERLD
- a CDS encoding sulfide/dihydroorotate dehydrogenase-like FAD/NAD-binding protein codes for the protein MYRITAKEELDVRDFFMEVEAPHVARAWKPGQFVVLLIHKKGERIPMSVYYADRETGRLGMFIRRHGKTTFDLWDNFDVGDSLYAVAGPLGMPIEVKHYGNVVFVSDAVCGQAENYATLRAMKEAGNYTISIQTFEDRAHSYPEKFLAKPVADEYYLTTEDGSRGIKGHYLDVLRELIEKDKVDIVFGGGKLGSLKKLAELTREYGIPTIVTVRQIMVDGTGMCGSCRILYDGEIKFACRDGPMFDAHKVDWDDVIRRDGRFVREQEIAKKHYLESKGVV